GGTATGAAAGTCCAAGAAGCAAAAGGTCTGATCAGGAGCAACCTTTTAGAGATGAATCAAGCAGTAATATATAGTGAACCTGAGAAGAAGGTCATGTCGAGATCTGGGGATGAGTGTGTTgtggctttgactgatcagtgGTATCTCACTTATGGAGAATCAGAATGGAGGAAAGCTGCAGAAGAGTGTTTGGCCAGTATGAATCTCTACTCTGATGAGACACGGCATGGTTTTGAACACACTCTTAGCTGGCTTAATCAGTGGGCTTGCTCTCGCAATTTTGGGCTGGGAACTCGTATTCCTTGGGATGAGGAATTCTTAGTTGAGTCCTTGTCTGATTCCACAATTTATATGGCATATTACACCGTGGCACATTTCTTGCAGAAAGGGGACATGTATGGTAATGATCACTCTTCAGTGAAACCAGAGCAGCTGACCGATGAGATCTGGGAATTCTTGTTCTGTAATGGACCTTTTCCTGAAAATTCTTCTatatcttcttctcttctcaAGGAGATGAAGCAGGAATTTGACTACTGGTATCCGTTCGATCTCAGAGTTTCTGGGAAGGATCTTATTCAGAATCATCTTACCTTTTGCATCTATAACCACGCTGCCATGTTCCCTAAACATTACTGGCCGCGTGGTTTCAGATGCAATGGGCATATAATGCTCAACTCTGACAAGATGTCCAAGTCTACGGGAAATTTCCGAACACTCCGGCAGGCAATTGAAGAGTTTTCAGCTGATGCCACACGCTTTGCTCTTGCAGATGCAGGTGATGGGATGGACGATGCTAACTTTGTCTTTGAAACAGCTAATGCTGCCATCTTACGTCTCACAAAAGAAATAGCATGGATGCAGGAGGTTCTTTCTGCAGAGCCATCTTTAAGAAATGGGCCACCATCCACATATGCAGACCGCGTGTTTGCTAATGAAATTAATATTGCAGTTAGGACGGCAGAGAAGAACTACAGTGAATACATGTTTCGGGAAGCTCTGAAAACTGGTTTTTATGATCTTCAGGCTGCCAGAGATGAGTACAGGCTATCTTGTGGTTCAGGAGGCATGAACCGGAATTTGCTATGGCAATTTATGGATGTTCAAACGAGACTCATTGCTCCAATCTGTCCACACTATGCTGAATATGCCTGGAGAGAGCTTTTGAAGAAGGATGGTTATGTCATAAAAGCTGGGTGGCCTGAGGCTGATTTGCCAGATCTTACCCTTAAGAAGGCCAACAAATATTTGCAAGACACGATTATCTCGATGAGGAAGCTACTTCAGAAGCAGGTTTTTGGTTCAAAGAAAGGAAATGTAAATCTGAATAGCCAAAACAAACCTACCGTGGGCCTGATATATGTGGATGAGCAGTATGGTGGGTGGAAAAAGGAATGTTTGGGGATTCTGCAAAGGAAATTTGACACTTCAACCGGCTCCTTTGCACCTGATAAAGAAATCCTCTCCGAATTGCAGAAGAGTGATATTGCACAGCAAGGCAATTTCAAACAAATACAAAAGCTCTGTATGCCTTTCTTGAAGTTCAAGAAAGACGAAGTATTGGCAGTTGGGGTTCAAGCGTTGGACTTGAGACTTCCTTTTGGAGAGATTGAAGTCCTTGAGGAGAACTCAGACTTGATCAAAAGACAGCTTGGTCTCGAGAGATTGGAGATCTTATCTATGATAGATGATGCCCTGGAGAGAGCAGGGGCTCATGCTGCAGTCGTGAGGCAGAATCCACCATCACCAGGCAATCCAACTGCAATCTTTCTCTGAAAAGAACATTTTTGCAGAACAAGTTATGAACATTTTTGTCCCAGCATCCTgtctaattacttgtccatgtATGGTTATGTTTTTTGGTTTTAGTGTTTTAGccaattttcagattttaaggCCTTCCATTTGTTCAGACCAAATTTGTGATTGCTACTTCCATTTCTTCTAATTATATTATGTAACCTTTACTTCAGTGGATCTATAACACTAATTCAGTGAATGAGTTGATACAAAAGTGTATGATATTCTGATGTTTGTTAGTATTTCTGTTCCTTGGAAACCTTTTGACAATTATGATAAACAATGCAGTGTTCCTTGCCTTCCTattatgaatagagtgtttttCTAgctttttacaaatttttttaatgacaaAGCGAAATTTTAAGTTGCTATCTTTTGAA
This window of the Solanum pennellii chromosome 2, SPENNV200 genome carries:
- the LOC107008733 gene encoding leucine--tRNA ligase, cytoplasmic-like, encoding MAEEGGRSFARRNQLLDIEKQVHKWWTEGDVFRAEPKESPPKVGEKFFGNFPFPYMNGYLHLGHAFSLSKLEFAAAYHRLRGASVLLPFAFHCTGMPIKASADKLSREISRFGNPPVFPVVKEAENVETEVKVEGEGNQGLPGGNFKGKKSKVLAKTGGVKYQWEIMRSYGLSDEEIARFKDPYYWLTYFPPLAVEDLKEFGLGCDWRRTFITTDMNPYFDSFVRWQMRKLKASGKIVKDLRYTVYSPLDGQPCADHDRASGEGVIPQEYTLIKMEVLSPFPPKMSVLEGKKVYLAAATLRPETMYGQTNAWVLPEGKYGVFEINDTEVFVLTYKAALNLAYQRLSRIPEKPSCLLELSGQDLIGLPLRSPLAFNKTIYTLPMLSVLTEKGTGIVTSVPSDSPDDYMALHDLKAKPAFRAKFGVKDEWVLPFEIVPIINHPDFGDRSAERICIEKKIKSQNERDKLDEAKKTIYKGGFYEGTMIVGEFAGMKVQEAKGLIRSNLLEMNQAVIYSEPEKKVMSRSGDECVVALTDQWYLTYGESEWRKAAEECLASMNLYSDETRHGFEHTLSWLNQWACSRNFGLGTRIPWDEEFLVESLSDSTIYMAYYTVAHFLQKGDMYGNDHSSVKPEQLTDEIWEFLFCNGPFPENSSISSSLLKEMKQEFDYWYPFDLRVSGKDLIQNHLTFCIYNHAAMFPKHYWPRGFRCNGHIMLNSDKMSKSTGNFRTLRQAIEEFSADATRFALADAGDGMDDANFVFETANAAILRLTKEIAWMQEVLSAEPSLRNGPPSTYADRVFANEINIAVRTAEKNYSEYMFREALKTGFYDLQAARDEYRLSCGSGGMNRNLLWQFMDVQTRLIAPICPHYAEYAWRELLKKDGYVIKAGWPEADLPDLTLKKANKYLQDTIISMRKLLQKQVFGSKKGNVNLNSQNKPTVGLIYVDEQYGGWKKECLGILQRKFDTSTGSFAPDKEILSELQKSDIAQQGNFKQIQKLCMPFLKFKKDEVLAVGVQALDLRLPFGEIEVLEENSDLIKRQLGLERLEILSMIDDALERAGAHAAVVRQNPPSPGNPTAIFL